A single genomic interval of Terriglobus albidus harbors:
- a CDS encoding chemotaxis protein CheX, producing the protein MSVEQISATLQTAMTEVLESMCFILPGEPVDMAAFAGEPWMEHTLTFHGPEEGRFGIRAPRPVAVRIASDFLGEDPVDLSEQQVGEVMNELANMVCGNVLGHCYHDHAFALTSPTVMNPISQEQGAQFDWEEGVLVAWVKTY; encoded by the coding sequence ATGTCAGTCGAACAGATATCGGCAACTCTTCAAACAGCGATGACCGAAGTGCTGGAGTCGATGTGCTTTATCCTGCCGGGAGAGCCGGTCGATATGGCAGCCTTTGCGGGTGAACCCTGGATGGAACATACCCTCACCTTCCACGGTCCGGAGGAGGGCCGCTTTGGAATCCGCGCGCCGCGGCCGGTGGCGGTTCGTATCGCCTCCGATTTCCTTGGAGAGGATCCCGTTGATCTGAGCGAGCAGCAGGTGGGCGAAGTCATGAACGAGCTGGCCAACATGGTATGCGGCAACGTGCTCGGACACTGCTATCACGATCACGCTTTTGCCCTGACATCGCCAACAGTGATGAATCCCATCTCGCAGGAGCAGGGAGCCCAGTTCGATTGGGAAGAGGGTGTGCTTGTCGCGTGGGTAAAGACCTACTAG
- a CDS encoding chemotaxis protein CheW, which yields MAIKNNNQAKQVADTSRKHLIFSLGDEEFGIQVLNIKEIIQMQEITAVPKTAVYVKGVINLRGQVIPVLDLSARFNLPQRQYTPHTCIVVVRLATSMGERLIGAVADGVSEVLSISEEDIEPSPDFGNGASVPYLLGMAKVRGKVKLLLDTDKVFYIEASQEIN from the coding sequence ATGGCAATCAAGAACAACAACCAGGCGAAGCAGGTGGCGGATACATCACGCAAACACCTTATCTTCTCGCTCGGCGACGAGGAGTTTGGCATTCAGGTCCTGAACATCAAGGAGATTATCCAGATGCAGGAGATCACCGCCGTTCCCAAGACCGCGGTCTACGTCAAAGGCGTCATCAACCTGCGCGGCCAGGTGATTCCGGTACTTGATCTGTCGGCTCGCTTCAATCTTCCTCAGCGTCAGTACACGCCCCATACCTGCATCGTGGTCGTTCGGCTGGCCACATCGATGGGCGAACGGCTGATTGGCGCCGTAGCTGACGGAGTGAGCGAAGTGCTGTCCATCTCAGAAGAGGACATCGAACCCAGCCCGGACTTCGGCAATGGAGCCTCAGTTCCCTATCTGCTTGGCATGGCGAAGGTACGCGGAAAAGTAAAGCTGCTGCTCGACACCGACAAGGTCTTCTATATCGAAGCCTCGCAGGAAATCAACTAA
- a CDS encoding cytochrome c3 family protein, with amino-acid sequence MRRFLLIAALLCTASVVRAQDVPSGAKPSTAPGPGTVASSGAPTITNPAPAPTQPVAFSHKKHAGDGKMACDTCHAPARNGVTVAMPQASKCMLCHASIATDKPDIKRIAEAAQNNQLLQWVRVYRVPSFVNFSHDTHTTAGAQCADCHGPVAEREAITREKDLSMGGCISCHTQKSAPTGCDTCHQLNSVQLHAPLPASHAALLAGLTSSGHTGMDQSIHRFFTVLSPSLTSSTP; translated from the coding sequence ATGCGTCGTTTCCTGCTGATCGCAGCTCTTCTGTGTACGGCCTCTGTTGTTCGCGCCCAGGACGTACCCTCGGGCGCCAAGCCCTCCACCGCCCCCGGGCCGGGAACCGTAGCCTCCTCCGGCGCACCTACCATCACGAATCCTGCGCCGGCGCCGACACAGCCTGTCGCCTTCAGCCATAAGAAGCACGCCGGAGACGGCAAGATGGCCTGCGATACCTGTCATGCCCCAGCGCGCAATGGAGTGACGGTAGCCATGCCGCAGGCCTCCAAGTGCATGTTGTGCCATGCCTCTATCGCCACTGACAAACCCGACATCAAACGCATTGCGGAAGCGGCGCAAAACAATCAGCTATTGCAGTGGGTCCGCGTGTATCGGGTGCCGTCGTTCGTCAACTTCAGCCACGACACGCACACCACCGCCGGAGCCCAGTGTGCGGACTGCCATGGTCCAGTGGCCGAACGCGAAGCCATTACGCGCGAAAAGGATCTCTCGATGGGCGGCTGCATCTCGTGCCACACCCAGAAGAGCGCGCCGACCGGTTGCGATACCTGCCATCAACTCAACTCTGTACAGCTACATGCTCCGCTTCCGGCGTCGCATGCGGCTCTGCTTGCGGGTCTTACGTCTTCCGGCCACACCGGTATGGATCAGTCTATCCATCGGTTCTTCACGGTGCTTAGCCCTTCGCTGACTTCCAGCACACCCTGA
- a CDS encoding gluconate 2-dehydrogenase subunit 3 family protein, producing MKRRDFVKGLAAATATGAALGQQKPPQATTPVPSTSTVDQGTMAVSPNAASSAPAQTRMQQMAAFRSPNIPVTLPDVVASTDTHYFTAVRYATLVHLCEILMPGGEGYPTALQADTPQFLDFHIGGSPADRQAMYNDGLDRLNADSMKKFNVAFAKTDAKQADAIIRPFLKAWINDHPPREKHERFIALAHRDIRTVTMNSPAWATAAEASGERTPGVGLYWAPIDPGMEKWVSHGAPKAAAPLTKQAHS from the coding sequence ATGAAGAGGCGTGATTTTGTTAAGGGGCTGGCCGCGGCAACGGCTACCGGGGCAGCGCTCGGCCAGCAAAAGCCACCACAGGCAACTACTCCTGTACCGTCCACCAGCACCGTGGATCAGGGCACGATGGCGGTCTCACCCAATGCGGCATCCAGTGCCCCGGCCCAGACCCGGATGCAGCAGATGGCGGCATTTCGTTCGCCGAACATCCCTGTAACCCTGCCGGATGTGGTCGCCAGCACCGACACGCACTACTTCACCGCCGTGCGCTATGCCACACTGGTGCACCTGTGCGAGATCCTGATGCCCGGCGGAGAGGGATATCCCACCGCTCTGCAGGCGGATACACCGCAGTTCCTGGATTTCCATATCGGTGGTTCGCCGGCGGACCGACAGGCGATGTACAACGACGGCCTGGATCGGCTGAATGCCGACTCCATGAAGAAGTTCAACGTCGCCTTCGCCAAGACAGATGCAAAGCAGGCCGACGCCATCATTCGTCCCTTCCTGAAGGCTTGGATCAACGACCACCCGCCCCGGGAGAAGCACGAGCGCTTTATTGCTTTGGCTCATCGCGACATTCGCACCGTCACGATGAATTCGCCGGCCTGGGCTACGGCTGCGGAGGCCTCCGGAGAGCGTACGCCGGGAGTTGGCCTCTACTGGGCTCCGATCGATCCCGGCATGGAGAAGTGGGTAAGCCACGGTGCACCGAAGGCAGCCGCCCCCCTCACGAAGCAGGCACATAGCTAA
- a CDS encoding chemotaxis protein CheA — MSATKNTAPVADQLAARLDELATLWMVDGPGSLTEQRLIQLAALAQKDPAFAEIAKRANALANDRSKGKMVADEPFTAFQRLMRGEAEPVVQAPAPAPAAAAAQTATAVAVEEEPMEEDEVAFDDDPEMLAGFVTESQEHLAAIEEQILALERDPSQLPAVHAVFRAFHTIKGLAGFLGLKGVQGVAHEVETLLDHARNSRVQISVEIVDLVLESSEYLQAEVNRINGALNGADPGKAKNNRALLRTIATVTQRALDGEPAAVEQAALVATPAPAPVKEEVPAPAPKVETPAAASVATPVAKEENPVAPVAPAVPAALEVEAATPAPEPKVEATAAVAPKAEATPAPAPAQKKAEPDSAPAIAPQAAVSKSEPVSASIRIDTAKLDQLMDMVGEMVIAQSILSHNPMFASNRDARLIGDLAQLARITGEVQRRAMNIRMMPIGPLFQKNAKLVRDLSRRHGKQVELLLAGEGTELDKTIAEELSDPLLHMIRNALDHGIETPQERTAAGKNPTATLRLSAEHESGKIVVSISDDGRGLNPDKIFRKALERGLVTEDTQLTETEIFQLIFAPGFSTAEKITDISGRGVGMDVVRKHVENLRGQIQIESELGKGTTFYIHLPLTLAIIEGLVIVVGDHRYIIPVFSVREMLRPTQEMLVRVQGTEEMILMRGNLYPLVRLHRRFGIKPRSEDICQGLVVVCEGAGRQFCLHVDDLLGRQEIVIKSLGETFSDSTGLTGCAILGDGRIGLILDVVQIFKMPNEPGEEAA, encoded by the coding sequence ATGAGTGCCACGAAAAATACTGCACCGGTTGCCGACCAGCTTGCTGCGCGGCTCGACGAGCTGGCAACGCTCTGGATGGTCGATGGACCAGGTTCTCTGACCGAACAGCGCCTTATCCAATTGGCGGCGCTCGCACAAAAAGATCCTGCGTTTGCAGAGATCGCAAAACGCGCGAACGCACTGGCCAATGACCGCTCAAAGGGCAAGATGGTCGCCGACGAGCCCTTCACCGCGTTCCAGCGTCTGATGCGCGGTGAAGCAGAACCGGTCGTCCAGGCGCCGGCGCCCGCACCTGCGGCAGCTGCCGCGCAGACCGCGACCGCTGTTGCCGTGGAAGAAGAACCGATGGAAGAGGATGAAGTCGCCTTCGACGACGATCCTGAGATGCTTGCCGGCTTCGTCACCGAATCGCAGGAGCATCTGGCCGCCATCGAAGAACAGATCCTGGCGCTGGAGCGTGATCCGTCCCAGTTGCCCGCGGTCCATGCCGTCTTCCGTGCCTTCCACACCATCAAGGGCCTGGCGGGTTTCCTTGGCCTGAAGGGTGTTCAGGGCGTGGCTCACGAGGTTGAAACGCTGCTGGATCATGCACGCAACAGCCGCGTTCAGATCAGCGTCGAGATCGTCGATCTCGTCCTGGAGAGCTCAGAGTATCTGCAGGCCGAAGTCAACCGTATCAATGGCGCCCTGAATGGAGCTGATCCCGGCAAGGCGAAGAACAACCGCGCCCTGCTGCGCACCATTGCCACCGTCACTCAACGAGCACTTGATGGTGAACCCGCGGCCGTTGAACAGGCTGCACTGGTAGCCACACCTGCACCTGCTCCAGTGAAGGAAGAAGTACCTGCCCCCGCACCGAAGGTAGAGACACCGGCTGCTGCGTCTGTAGCCACTCCCGTAGCCAAGGAAGAGAATCCGGTTGCTCCTGTTGCCCCTGCTGTTCCTGCTGCACTAGAGGTGGAAGCCGCTACGCCGGCTCCTGAACCCAAGGTAGAGGCCACTGCTGCTGTTGCACCGAAAGCAGAAGCCACTCCAGCCCCAGCGCCCGCACAGAAAAAGGCAGAGCCCGATTCCGCCCCCGCAATTGCGCCTCAGGCTGCTGTCAGCAAGAGCGAACCCGTCTCGGCCTCAATCCGTATCGATACCGCCAAGCTCGACCAACTTATGGACATGGTCGGCGAGATGGTGATCGCACAGTCGATCCTGAGCCACAATCCGATGTTCGCCAGCAACCGCGATGCTCGGCTTATCGGCGACCTGGCGCAACTTGCCCGCATTACCGGTGAGGTCCAGCGGCGCGCCATGAACATCCGCATGATGCCCATCGGCCCGCTCTTCCAGAAGAATGCCAAGCTGGTTCGCGATCTCTCGCGCCGGCACGGCAAACAGGTGGAATTGCTGCTCGCTGGTGAAGGCACGGAACTCGACAAGACGATCGCGGAAGAGCTCTCTGATCCGTTGCTGCACATGATCCGGAATGCGCTCGATCACGGTATCGAGACCCCGCAGGAGCGCACGGCCGCCGGCAAGAATCCGACTGCAACACTGCGTCTTTCCGCGGAACACGAGTCCGGTAAGATCGTCGTCTCCATCTCCGATGACGGGCGCGGCCTCAATCCGGACAAGATCTTCCGCAAGGCTCTGGAACGCGGCCTGGTCACCGAAGATACACAACTGACAGAAACTGAGATCTTCCAGCTCATCTTCGCACCAGGCTTCTCGACAGCGGAAAAGATTACAGATATCTCCGGCCGTGGCGTCGGCATGGATGTCGTCCGCAAACATGTGGAGAATCTTCGCGGTCAGATCCAGATTGAGTCTGAGCTCGGTAAGGGCACGACCTTCTACATCCATCTTCCGCTCACGCTGGCTATCATCGAAGGCCTTGTGATCGTGGTCGGCGACCACCGCTACATCATTCCGGTCTTCTCGGTTCGCGAGATGCTGCGCCCGACACAGGAAATGCTGGTCCGGGTGCAGGGCACGGAAGAGATGATCCTGATGCGCGGCAACCTCTACCCGCTCGTCAGACTGCATCGCCGCTTCGGTATCAAGCCTCGATCTGAAGATATCTGCCAAGGCCTGGTTGTAGTGTGCGAGGGCGCAGGACGTCAGTTCTGTCTCCACGTGGACGATCTCCTCGGGCGTCAGGAGATTGTAATCAAGAGCCTGGGCGAGACCTTCAGCGATAGCACCGGCCTGACTGGATGCGCGATTCTGGGCGATGGCCGCATCGGCCTGATCCTCGATGTTGTCCAGATCTTCAAGATGCCGAACGAACCCGGTGAGGAGGCAGCATGA
- a CDS encoding GMC oxidoreductase — MAEKKVDVLIIGSGHTGGMAAKILTEKGISCTMLDAGPMLNFERDRTLKPANQLPFRGLDAPGRHPHIFQASEFSANQWVDEKVIPYNYPAGQQYNWVRIRSVGGRSPFWGRQSFRLSDYEFKCKDHDGFGENWPISYKDLESFYSRVEGIFRVQGHTDGLPQYPDGNFIEDNVPWSNAMQRFVDAGKKMGVPVTKPRSALGTGGLAASINLLIPDAVATGKLTTIPNSIVRKITVDKHTGLADGVIFIDRHSYREMTLKARVVIVAAGTLETTRLLMISEIANSSGVLGHHLCDQIYGAGIAASVPEARGGKGKRGVTGGGALIPRFRNLETKTPGYLRGYAVNVSSSTGPMDARWFTEYGSTLEKKLDEYYGSGFITNIMGETLGHYENHVSLNKQVVDAWGMPTLTISTKYGDNEINMAKDMVDTTAAMAEAAGFEVLVRNYEFNPPGYSIHEQGTARMGDNPKTSVVNKWNQSHDVKNLFITDASVFVSAGWQNPTITMCALAMRASEYLAEEMRKGNI; from the coding sequence ATGGCAGAGAAGAAAGTTGACGTCCTGATCATTGGGTCGGGACATACCGGCGGCATGGCTGCAAAGATCCTCACGGAGAAGGGCATCTCCTGCACCATGCTGGATGCGGGTCCAATGCTCAACTTCGAGCGTGACCGCACCCTGAAGCCCGCAAATCAGCTCCCGTTTCGCGGTCTGGATGCGCCGGGCCGTCACCCACACATCTTTCAGGCAAGTGAGTTCAGCGCCAACCAGTGGGTCGACGAGAAGGTCATCCCGTACAACTACCCCGCCGGCCAGCAGTACAACTGGGTTCGTATCCGCAGCGTGGGCGGACGTTCGCCCTTCTGGGGCCGCCAGTCCTTCCGTCTGAGCGACTACGAGTTCAAGTGCAAAGACCACGATGGCTTTGGCGAAAACTGGCCGATCTCCTACAAGGACCTCGAGTCGTTCTACTCGCGGGTTGAAGGAATCTTCCGCGTGCAGGGCCACACGGACGGTCTGCCGCAATATCCTGACGGCAACTTCATTGAAGACAACGTTCCGTGGTCAAACGCCATGCAGCGCTTCGTCGATGCCGGCAAGAAGATGGGCGTGCCCGTAACCAAGCCCCGTTCGGCGCTCGGCACTGGCGGTCTGGCGGCATCTATCAACCTGCTTATCCCGGATGCTGTGGCTACCGGGAAGCTCACCACGATTCCTAATTCCATCGTGCGGAAGATCACCGTTGATAAGCACACCGGCCTGGCTGACGGCGTGATCTTCATCGACCGCCATTCCTATCGCGAGATGACCCTCAAGGCGCGTGTCGTCATTGTGGCAGCAGGAACTCTGGAGACGACGCGTCTGCTCATGATCTCCGAGATCGCTAACTCCAGTGGTGTGCTGGGCCACCATCTCTGCGACCAGATCTATGGCGCCGGCATCGCAGCTTCCGTGCCCGAGGCTCGTGGAGGTAAAGGTAAACGAGGTGTTACTGGCGGCGGTGCGCTGATTCCGCGTTTCCGCAACCTTGAGACAAAGACTCCGGGTTACCTGCGCGGCTACGCCGTCAACGTCTCCAGCAGCACCGGCCCCATGGACGCGCGCTGGTTCACAGAATACGGCAGCACCCTGGAGAAGAAGCTGGACGAGTATTACGGCAGCGGCTTCATCACCAATATCATGGGTGAAACTCTTGGCCACTACGAAAACCATGTCTCGTTGAACAAGCAGGTTGTGGATGCATGGGGCATGCCGACGCTCACCATCAGCACTAAATACGGCGACAATGAGATCAACATGGCGAAGGATATGGTCGACACTACCGCGGCCATGGCCGAAGCTGCCGGTTTTGAAGTACTGGTCCGCAACTATGAGTTCAACCCGCCCGGCTACTCGATTCACGAACAGGGCACCGCGCGTATGGGCGACAATCCCAAGACCAGCGTGGTGAACAAGTGGAACCAGAGCCACGACGTCAAGAACCTGTTCATCACAGATGCGAGTGTCTTCGTCTCCGCCGGATGGCAGAACCCCACTATCACCATGTGCGCCCTCGCGATGCGCGCTTCTGAATACCTGGCTGAAGAGATGCGAAAGGGGAACATCTAA
- a CDS encoding response regulator produces the protein MTRNVLIVDDSPAMRKVIRKVLMLSNFETQECFEANDGLEALDILRIEAVDVVLTDINMPRMTGEELLEQMSQDDILSQLPVMVISTDRSEERVRRMNALGAKGYVTKPFAPETLGVALNELFVEA, from the coding sequence ATGACACGGAATGTATTGATCGTCGATGATTCCCCGGCGATGCGTAAGGTGATCCGGAAAGTGCTCATGCTCTCGAACTTCGAGACACAGGAGTGCTTCGAGGCCAACGATGGCCTGGAAGCATTGGATATCCTGCGCATCGAGGCGGTAGACGTAGTCCTGACGGACATCAACATGCCGCGTATGACTGGGGAAGAACTATTGGAACAGATGTCGCAGGATGACATTCTGTCGCAACTGCCGGTGATGGTGATCTCCACCGACCGCAGTGAGGAACGCGTACGGCGCATGAATGCGCTGGGCGCCAAAGGATATGTCACCAAACCCTTTGCTCCGGAGACGCTTGGAGTAGCGTTGAACGAGCTATTCGTGGAGGCTTAA
- a CDS encoding chemotaxis protein CheD, with protein MTVGISDCAVTADPQGVLATHALGSCIAVVIHDPVAGVAGLLHFMLPDSSTDPERARSKPFMFADSGIPAFFRMSYELGALKQRLKVSLIGGAQVLGSNDVFQIGKRNHVAARKILWKAGVMVHHEEVGGDEPRTVHMDASSGRVVISHGGKERELVPAAEERKRNV; from the coding sequence ATGACCGTAGGCATCAGCGATTGCGCCGTGACTGCTGATCCGCAGGGTGTGCTGGCGACACATGCTCTTGGTTCATGCATCGCAGTGGTAATCCATGACCCGGTTGCAGGGGTAGCGGGTCTGCTGCACTTCATGCTCCCGGACTCTTCAACCGATCCGGAACGAGCCCGGAGCAAGCCATTTATGTTTGCGGACAGTGGTATTCCCGCCTTCTTCCGCATGTCCTATGAGCTTGGAGCATTGAAGCAGCGGCTTAAGGTTTCGCTGATCGGCGGTGCCCAGGTTCTCGGTTCGAACGATGTATTTCAGATTGGGAAACGAAATCATGTAGCCGCGCGCAAGATCCTGTGGAAGGCCGGCGTCATGGTGCACCATGAAGAGGTTGGCGGCGATGAGCCAAGAACGGTCCACATGGATGCGAGCTCAGGAAGAGTAGTGATCTCGCACGGTGGTAAGGAACGTGAATTAGTGCCTGCAGCAGAGGAAAGGAAGCGCAACGTATGA
- a CDS encoding protein-glutamate methylesterase/protein-glutamine glutaminase, whose protein sequence is MKTSSPIRVLIVDDSATVRKILSDALRNAPGIEVVGTAPDPYVAREKILALNPDVLTLDIEMPRMDGLTFLKKLMDYKPMPVIMISSLGQASAAATMEAFRLGAVEVLAKPNGPYSVGDLANSLADKIRACAQANPRAFKPSAAVIAEVSAPPAPAPAIAQPVAQPISSFVPPLPSGALPGFASRRIIAIGSSTGGPQTVAKIVSQFPADMPPVLITQHMPAGFTTHFAERLNKSCAMEVREAKDGDDVHPGLILIAPGDFHMTLQHTSAGLKVRVAGGPQVCFSRPSVDVLFASVAQLVGGPALGVLLTGMGTDGARGMLQMRQTGSVTIAQDENTSIVYGMPKEAARIGAAAMTLPLEKIAGEILRQISQPFVRKAAAIGR, encoded by the coding sequence ATGAAGACATCCTCTCCGATTCGCGTCCTCATCGTGGACGACTCAGCAACCGTACGCAAGATTCTTTCCGACGCGTTGCGCAATGCCCCTGGGATTGAAGTAGTAGGCACAGCTCCGGACCCGTATGTTGCCCGCGAAAAGATCCTCGCCTTGAACCCCGACGTTCTGACTCTCGACATCGAAATGCCGAGAATGGACGGCCTCACCTTCCTGAAGAAGCTGATGGATTACAAGCCTATGCCTGTCATCATGATCAGTTCGCTGGGACAGGCTTCCGCCGCGGCAACCATGGAAGCCTTCCGCCTGGGAGCAGTCGAGGTCCTTGCGAAGCCGAATGGCCCCTACTCCGTCGGCGACCTCGCGAACTCACTTGCGGATAAGATTCGCGCCTGCGCGCAGGCGAATCCGCGTGCGTTCAAGCCATCAGCGGCAGTCATCGCAGAAGTATCGGCACCGCCGGCACCAGCGCCAGCAATCGCGCAACCAGTGGCACAACCGATCTCGTCATTTGTCCCGCCGCTTCCGTCCGGAGCCCTCCCCGGCTTTGCCTCGCGTCGGATCATCGCTATCGGATCCTCGACGGGAGGTCCCCAAACGGTCGCGAAGATCGTGAGTCAGTTCCCCGCGGACATGCCGCCGGTCCTCATCACGCAACACATGCCGGCAGGTTTCACAACACATTTTGCAGAGCGGCTGAATAAATCCTGCGCCATGGAAGTCAGAGAGGCAAAGGATGGAGACGATGTCCATCCGGGGCTGATCCTGATCGCGCCAGGAGACTTTCACATGACGCTGCAGCACACGAGTGCCGGATTGAAGGTACGCGTTGCCGGAGGCCCCCAGGTATGCTTCAGCCGTCCGTCTGTCGATGTCCTGTTCGCGTCGGTCGCCCAACTCGTGGGTGGTCCGGCATTGGGTGTACTGCTTACCGGCATGGGAACTGACGGAGCTCGAGGCATGCTGCAGATGCGGCAGACAGGGTCTGTCACGATCGCCCAGGATGAAAACACCAGCATTGTCTACGGTATGCCGAAGGAAGCCGCCCGCATCGGTGCGGCGGCGATGACACTGCCGCTTGAGAAAATTGCCGGCGAGATTCTGAGACAGATATCACAGCCCTTCGTCAGGAAAGCTGCCGCCATCGGTCGTTAG
- a CDS encoding CheR family methyltransferase: protein MSTVTTISNLTLSQKDFNRFRKLAYDYCGLAIEEGKEGLVASRLTKIMRSLNIGSFSEYYEYVINDKSSDALVTMIDHLTTNYTNFFREPKHFEFLSSTIFPALANRSEYTIWSAACATGEEPYSLAFAAHEHYGNSGPTVKLLATDISTKVLARAQDGTYNEKCFQQVPMEVLRKYLQRGVGPAAGNYRVKQFIREAISFRRLNLIRQFESFVESYPLILCRNAMIYFDIPTQQELVNRFYEHLEPGGYFFVGHAESLNNLKHRFEYVQPAVYKKPGSLRSR from the coding sequence ATGAGCACAGTCACCACCATCAGCAACCTGACGCTTTCACAGAAGGACTTTAATCGCTTCAGGAAACTTGCCTACGACTATTGCGGTTTGGCAATCGAAGAGGGCAAGGAAGGTCTGGTTGCCTCTCGCCTGACCAAGATCATGCGCTCGCTGAACATCGGCTCTTTCTCCGAGTACTACGAGTACGTGATCAACGATAAGTCGTCCGACGCTCTGGTGACGATGATCGATCACCTGACGACGAATTACACCAACTTCTTCCGCGAACCAAAGCACTTTGAGTTCCTCTCCAGCACTATCTTTCCAGCGCTCGCTAACCGCAGCGAGTACACGATCTGGAGTGCAGCCTGTGCCACCGGAGAAGAACCCTATTCGCTCGCCTTTGCGGCTCATGAACACTATGGCAATTCCGGGCCTACCGTAAAACTCCTGGCCACGGATATCTCAACCAAAGTGCTGGCGCGCGCGCAGGATGGGACCTACAACGAGAAGTGCTTCCAGCAGGTTCCGATGGAGGTGCTGCGCAAGTATCTGCAACGCGGCGTAGGGCCGGCTGCCGGAAACTATCGCGTCAAGCAGTTCATTCGCGAAGCGATCTCCTTCCGCCGACTGAACCTCATCAGGCAGTTTGAGTCGTTTGTCGAGAGCTATCCTCTGATCCTCTGCCGGAATGCCATGATCTACTTCGACATTCCGACGCAACAGGAACTCGTCAACCGCTTCTATGAGCATCTCGAGCCCGGCGGATACTTCTTCGTCGGACATGCCGAAAGCCTGAACAACCTGAAGCACAGATTCGAATATGTACAGCCTGCTGTCTACAAGAAGCCTGGCTCGTTGAGATCCCGGTAG